The following are from one region of the Etheostoma spectabile isolate EspeVRDwgs_2016 chromosome 2, UIUC_Espe_1.0, whole genome shotgun sequence genome:
- the adra1d gene encoding alpha-1D adrenergic receptor, with protein MTDYNLRNESNYGIYFAEAFNGSAVDQIFPNDSITTCHNFTMDSQVVGVGILLAVFISVAIVGNILVILSVVCNRHLQTVTNFFIVNLAIADLLLSIIVLPFSASLEVLGCWVFGRVFCNIWAAVDVLCCTASILSLCVISIDRYIGVKHCLKYPTIMTEKKAVAILVLVWVSSTVISVGPLLGWKEPPPVDDRICSITEEPGYALFSSLFSFYLPLMVILIMYFRVYVVARRTTKSLEAGVKRERNKSMEVVLRIHCRSVLEDARPTCSKSTKNHPFRSSLSVRLMKFSREKKAAKTLAIVVGMFILCWLPFFFFLPMGAFFPALKPPETVFKVVFWLGYFNSCINPMIYPCSSKEFQRAFTRLLRCQCKQKKRVLRRFYDQRWRTAVKGRTRQQREDCKHGYAVHESCGSSLLHKGKGRSLGLKTWSLFPPLQKSSFQLKEKVNNLSNKIKGGPGKGTTPAVGRIDIVDTVSMGIYNSCEQSSYQFYDLADCYGLRETDI; from the exons ATGACAGACTATAACCTGAGGAACGAAAGCAACTATGGGATCTATTTTGCTGAAGCTTTCAATGGATCTGCTGTGGACCAAATATTTCCAAACGACAGCATCACAACATGCCATAACTTCACAATGGACTCACAAGTTGTCGGGGTTGGGATCCTTCTCGCCGTTTTTATTTCGGTGGCAATTGTTGGGAACATTTTGGTCATTCTGTCTGTGGTATGCAATAGACATTTGCAGACTGTCACAAACTTCTTCATTGTCAACTTAGCCATTGCCGACCTGCTGTTGAGCATTATTGTGCTGCCTTTCTCTGCATCTCTGGAGGTTCTGGGATGCTGGGTGTTCGGCCGGGTGTTCTGTAACATCTGGGCAGCGGTGGATGTGCTCTGCTGCACTGCATCCATTCTCAGCCTCTGCGTTATCTCCATCGACCGGTACATAGGTGTTAAACACTGTCTAAAATACCCAACAATTATGACAGAGAAGAAGGCAGTGGCTATTTTAGTGCTAGTTTGGGTATCATCCACGGTCATCTCTGTCGGGCCGCTCCTGGGATGGAAGGAACCGCCGCCGGTGGACGACAGAATCTGCAGCATCACAGAGGAGCCGGGCTACGcgctcttttcctctcttttctctttctaccTCCCGCTCATGGTCATTCTCATCATGTATTTTCGGGTCTATGTGGTTGCCCGCAGGACTACTAAGAGCCTTGAAGCTGGCGTCAAACGAGAGAGAAATAAGTCGATGGAAGTGGTCCTCCGGATACACTGTCGCAGCGTGCTGGAGGACGCGCGCCCGACCTGCtcaaaaagcaccaaaaaccaTCCGTTCCGAAGTTCGCTGTCAGTGCGGCTGATGAAGTTCTCCAGGGAGAAAAAGGCTGCTAAAACCCTCGCCATCGTTGTGGGGATGTTCATCTTGTGTTGgctgccttttttcttctttctaccGATGG GTGCATTCTTTCCAGCACTGAAGCCACCTGAAACTGTGTTCAAGGTGGTCTTCTGGCTGGGCTACTTTAACAGCTGCATCAACCCAATGATCTACCCTTGCTCCAGCAAAGAGTTCCAGCGGGCGTTCACTCGGCTCCTCAGGTGCCAGTGTAAACAGAAAAAGAGGGTCCTGCGTCGCTTCTATGACCAGAGGTGGCGGACAGCTGTCAAGGGAAGGACAAGGCAGCAGAGAGAAGACTGTAAGCATGGCTATGCTGTGCATGAATCCTGTGGCAGCTCTTTGTTACACAAGGGGAAAGGGCGCTCGCTAGGTTTGAAGACATGGAGCCtctttccaccactgcaaaAATCTTCCTTCCAGCTCAAAGAGAAAGTGAACAATCTGTCAAATAAAATCAAGGGAGGGCCAGGAAAAGGGACCACACCTGCAGTGGGTAGGATTGATATAGTAGACACAGTCTCGATGGGGATTTACAACTCCTGTGAGCAGAGCAGTTATCAGTTCTATGATCTGGCAGACTGCTATGGCCTGAGAGAGACTGACATTTAG